The following are encoded together in the Tribolium castaneum strain GA2 chromosome 3, icTriCast1.1, whole genome shotgun sequence genome:
- the Pabp2 gene encoding polyadenylate-binding protein 2 isoform X2, which translates to MADNEDLGLGPEDHLESLDETNGMHDDALLNDTDLDGTGGDDPELEAIKARVREMEEEAEKLKQLQSEVDKQMNMGSPPGLTSPLNMSLEEKMEVDNRSIYVGNVDYGATAEELEQHFHGCGSINRVTILCNKYDGHPKGFAYIEFGDRDSVQTAMAMDESLFRGRPIKVMPKRTNRPGLSTTNRPPRGRGAFRGARGVGRGFYAGYRPMRRPRRGGYFSPY; encoded by the exons ATGGCTGATAATGAAGATTTGGGATTAGGTCCAGAGGATCACTTGGAATCTTTAGACGAAACAAATGGGATGCACGACGACGCTCTTTTGAACGACACCGATTTGGACGGCACCGGGGGCGACGACCCTGAGCTCGAAGCCATCAAAGCCCGGGTGCGTGAGATGGAAGAGGAAGCCGAAAAGCTGAAACAGCTCCAGAGCGAGGTCGATAAACAAATGAACATGGGCAGTCCTCCCGGACTAA CCAGTCCTTTGAATATGTCGCTTGAGGAGAAGATGGAGGTTGATAATCGCAGTATTTACGTCGGCAATGTCGACTACGGCGCAACAGCCGAAGAACTGGAACAGCACTTCCATGGTTGTGGATCAATAAACCGGGTCACTATTCTTTGTAATAAATACGATGGACACCCCAAAGGCTTCGCCTACATTGAGTTTGGGGACAGGGACTCCGTGCAGACGGCGATGGCGATGGACGAGTCGTTGTTTAGAGGAAGACCAATCAAG GTCATGCCTAAAAGGACCAATAGACCGGGCCTTTCCACCACAAACCGGCCGCCAAGGGGCAGAGGGGCGTTCCGGGGGGCACGAGGAGTCGGGCGGGGATTTTACGCTGGCTATAGGCCCATGCGTAGACCAAG ACGAGGTGGATATTTTTCACCATACTGA
- the Pabp2 gene encoding polyadenylate-binding protein 2 isoform X1 yields MADNEDLGLGPEDHLESLDETNGMHDDALLNDTDLDGTGGDDPELEAIKARVREMEEEAEKLKQLQSEVDKQMNMGSPPGLTSPLNMSLEEKMEVDNRSIYVGNVDYGATAEELEQHFHGCGSINRVTILCNKYDGHPKGFAYIEFGDRDSVQTAMAMDESLFRGRPIKVMPKRTNRPGLSTTNRPPRGRGAFRGARGVGRGFYAGYRPMRRPRSYRRGGYFSPY; encoded by the exons ATGGCTGATAATGAAGATTTGGGATTAGGTCCAGAGGATCACTTGGAATCTTTAGACGAAACAAATGGGATGCACGACGACGCTCTTTTGAACGACACCGATTTGGACGGCACCGGGGGCGACGACCCTGAGCTCGAAGCCATCAAAGCCCGGGTGCGTGAGATGGAAGAGGAAGCCGAAAAGCTGAAACAGCTCCAGAGCGAGGTCGATAAACAAATGAACATGGGCAGTCCTCCCGGACTAA CCAGTCCTTTGAATATGTCGCTTGAGGAGAAGATGGAGGTTGATAATCGCAGTATTTACGTCGGCAATGTCGACTACGGCGCAACAGCCGAAGAACTGGAACAGCACTTCCATGGTTGTGGATCAATAAACCGGGTCACTATTCTTTGTAATAAATACGATGGACACCCCAAAGGCTTCGCCTACATTGAGTTTGGGGACAGGGACTCCGTGCAGACGGCGATGGCGATGGACGAGTCGTTGTTTAGAGGAAGACCAATCAAG GTCATGCCTAAAAGGACCAATAGACCGGGCCTTTCCACCACAAACCGGCCGCCAAGGGGCAGAGGGGCGTTCCGGGGGGCACGAGGAGTCGGGCGGGGATTTTACGCTGGCTATAGGCCCATGCGTAGACCAAG GAGTTACAGACGAGGTGGATATTTTTCACCATACTGA
- the Sgf29 gene encoding SAGA-associated factor 29, producing MPFSADAIAAQKVQEHLKSLYHTVHEIEKKRQQSEQGINNIVKFQNGQDEKSSQHYQMKLKSLYKSSISHAEQEEDLLRQALQKIAEIRNIKNERRIQTRHAGNKESIRRGTWMKMLMSSAQTLPLFVGKIDEKPPALCGATPADSGYVAKVGDMVAALVKIPDGDGENWILAEVYSYNHASNKYEVDDILAEQNQKRRHTLSKRNVVPLPLMRANPETDPTALFPQGTVVMALYPTTSCFYKGIVNKPPATHTDEYEILFEDAAYPEGYSPPLYVAQRYVIAIKQKTKQA from the exons ATGCCCTTTAGTGCAGACGCAATCGCAGCGCAAAAAGTTCAGGAGCACTTGAAGTCGCTCTATCACACGGTTCATGAGATTGAGAAGAAACGCCAACAGAGTGAACAAGGAATAAACAACATTGTTAAGTTTCAAAATGGGCAAGACGAGAAGTCCAGCCAACATTATCAG ATGAAGCTAAAGAGCCTCTACAAGTCCTCAATTTCGCACGCCGAGCAAGAGGAGGATTTGCTCCGTCAAgctcttcaaaaaattgcgGAAATCCGCAACATTAAGAACGAACGGAGAATTCAAACGAGACATGCTGGAAACAAAGAATCGATTCGTAGGGGCACTTGGATGAAGATGTTAATGAGTTCGGCACAAACATTGCCCCTTTTCGTCGGTAAAATAGACGAAAAACCTCCTGCTCTCTGTGGTGCCACACCTGCTGACTCTGGCTATGTGGCAAAAGTGGGCGATATGGTGGCTGCTTTGGTTAAAATTCCTGATGGAGATGGCGAAAACTGGATATTGGCTGAAGTGTACAGTTATAATCACGCCTCAAATAAGTACGAAGTTGATGATATTTTGGCGGAGCAGAATCAGAAACGGCGACATACTTTGAGCAAGAGAAATGTGGTACCGTTACCCCTAATGCGGGCTAATCCCGAGACTGATCCAACGGCCTTGTTTCCACAAGGAACTGTCG TTATGGCTCTATACCCAACTACGAGTTGCTTCTATAAAGGCATTGTGAACAAGCCTCCCGCAACACATACTGATGAATATGAGATTTTGTTTGAAGACGCTGCGTATCCTGAAGGCTACAGCCCGCCCCTGTATGTGGCCCAACGCTACGTCATTGCCATAAAACAGAAGACAAAGCAAGCCTGA
- the casp gene encoding FAS-associated factor 1, translating to MSENREEILADFQACTGIEDVAEAIYHLDETNWDLLRAVSRVMPPDSQSFQPRSDPDVMVVDDYINVPSSPIETATDMMEVGNNVGHSVPNNLTAEQPSTSRNSTAKMLKFNVQYCDRIITIELPDTATIYDLKLRLFNELKISPCRQLLSGWARMTQYENTPFSALQLPQESALHLTLKPSEGGFTADDDLEVQERLTGKYTLNIKCEDKTYNLKYPGTQNILKVKADVYTLTNIHVRNQIWSGWPPNIDDQTMLALSGINYPEHDLTVKRSCSVNHNKDKKQNNTNIVQIDSDDDEFEDASESFNVDDDYFVDNIPSKRTEPLIPDNIEDEIVGSISFSEQFTNRYGPVHPAFYQSTLEDAIKEACQKPAAERKILAIYLHHDSSVLTNVFCTQLLGYESVMQMFETNFILWGWDLTFESNRTRLQTYVNNALGATAAMSLRNIPVDRLPALVLIMRIRSSTDIFSVIHGNVGVNELLSSLIEAVEVFTEHQRVEIVEEKERAERELVKWEQDEAYRESLEADRAKEEARRQQAQAESEARQRIENEKAQELARKEAHRKEVEASLPSEPPLSQGDGIAKIRFRLPNGESIERRFQANTPLKVLFDFLTVKGFPREEYKVISSWPRRDLTLLDINNTLKELKLCPQETVILEER from the exons ATGTCGGAAAATCGCGAGGAGATTCTTGCAGACTTCCAG GCCTGCACTGGAATCGAGGATGTGGCCGAGGCGATCTACCACTTGGACGAAACGAACTGGGACTTACTC CGTGCAGTCAGTCGAGTCATGCCACCCGACAGCCAGTCTTTCCAACCGCGTTCGGACCCCGACGTTATGGTGGTGGACGATTACATAAACGTCCCCTCAAGTCCCATCGAAACGGCCACTGATATGATGGAAGTGGGGAACAATGTTGGGCACTCGGTGCCCAACAACTTAACTGCGGAGCAACCATCGACTTCTAGGAATAGTACGGCCAAGATGCTCAAATTCAATGTACAATACTGCGATAGAATTATTACGATAGAACTACCAGACACAGCCACAATTT ACGATTTAAAGTTGAGATTGTTCAATGAGTTGAAAATTTCGCCCTGTCGCCAGCTCTTGTCAGGGTGGGCCAGGATGACCCAGTATGAGAATACGCCCTTTTCTGCGTTGCAGTTGCCACAAGAAAGTGCTTTACATTTAACTCTCAAGCCGTCAGAGGGGGGATTCACAGCAGACGATGA tttggAGGTCCAAGAACGACTAACGGGAAAGTACACTCTCAATATAAAATGTGAGGACAAAACCTACAACCTCAAATATCCTGGAACGCAAAATATACTGAAAGTAAAGGCAGACGTTTACACTTTGACCAATATCCATGTACGCAATCAAATCTGGAGCGGTTGGCCGCCTAATATAGACGATCAAACCATGTTAGCACTTTCCGGgatcaa tTACCCTGAACATGACTTGACAGTAAAGCGTTCGTGTTCCGTGAATCACAATAAAGATAAGAAGCAAAACAATACGAATATCGTTCAGATTGACAGTGACGACGATGAATTTGAAGACGCCTCAGAGAGTTTCAACGTCGATGACGATTATTTCGTTGATAATATTCCATCAAAACGCACCGAACCCTTGA TTCCAGATAATATAGAAGACGAAATTGTGGGTAGTATAAGTTTTTCGGAGCAGTTTACTAACAGGTACGGCCCCGTACACCCCGCTTTTTATCAGAGTACTTTAGAAGATGCGATCAAGGAGGCTTGCCAAAAACCAGCAGCTGAA aGAAAAATTCTGGCGATATATCTCCATCACGATTCCAGTGTTTTAACAAACGTCTTTTGCACCCAACTTTTAGGCTACGAAAGTGTGATGCAAATGTTtgaaactaattttattttgtgggGATGGGATCTCACGTTCGAATCAAACCGCACTCGGTTGCAAACCTACGTAAATAATGCTCTAGGAGCGACAGCTGCCATGAGTTTACGCAATATTCCGGTGGATAGACTGCCGGCTTTAGTCCTAATTATGAGAATTCGGTCTTCGACGGATATTTTTAGCGTCATACACG GCAATGTGGGCGTTAACGAGCTGCTCTCAAGCCTAATTGAGGCAGTTGAGGTGTTTACGGAACACCAAAGAGTTGAAATTGTCGAGGAGAAAGAACGGGCCGAGCGAGAGTTGGTCAAGTGGGAGCAAGATGAAGCATATCGTGAGAGTTTAGAAGCCGATag agcGAAAGAAGAAGCTCGAAGACAGCAAGCTCAGGCCGAGTCCGAGGCCCGGCAGCGAATAGAGAACGAAAAAGCTCAAGAACTTGCACGGAAAGAGGCGCATCGTAAGGAAGTTGAAGCCAGTTTGCCGTCAGAGCCGCCTCTGAGTCAAGGCGATGGCATAGCCAAAATCCGCTTTAGATTGCCGAATGGGGAGAGTATAGAACGCCGATTTCAGGCAAACACTCCTCTGAAAGTCCTGTTTGACTTTTTAACCGTCAAAGGTTTCCCTCGTGAAGAGTATAAAGTGATATCTAGCTGGCCTAGAAGAGAT CTGACTTTGTTAGACATAAATAATACACTCAAGGAACTCAAATTGTGTCCCCAAGAAACTGTGATATTAGAGGAACGATAA
- the LOC103313742 gene encoding ionotropic receptor 75a, which produces MTGVQFKSAVVVPDPSIKLNDYLTSDKNRQLHSMHRFQSVTVNYCREMYNFSLEIQRTNSWGYLTPNGHFDGLVGLLERRLVDFGSSPLIYKLDRMPVIDYSYGNWVLRSTFIYRRPKIIEASYKIFLRPLSRTVWICIVLMMVLLMLFLKVVFSREKRLLQKRNLVDSSWSFLFLFTLGAFCQQGATCHPQLLSSRTLSIFVFLFCILTYQFYSASIVSYLLIDPPRKINNLKDLSDSNLRAGIEDILIDRNYFVQTTDPVAIELFNKKIKFSNNNSGFYEPWDGLDLVKQGGFAFHVETSTAYPIIEETFTNEEICELEEVQMYRTQPMHTNLQKNSPFREMMNYCMLHLVENGLMYRLRKYWDARKPMCIESAKKFTFNVGLKEFSSGLIVLSYGILISLGLLLREVIVHKKVYIKDLFRKKNAKNAVQPFTN; this is translated from the exons ATGACAGGGGTTCAATTCAAATCAGCTGTCGTGGTCCCTGACCCTAGCATTAAACTAAATGACTATCTAACAAGTGACAAAAATCGCCAACTCCACTCCATGCATAGATTTCAAAGCGTAACGGTTAACTACTGCCGAGAAATGTACAACTTCAGTTTGGAAATTCAGAGAACTAATTCGTGGGGTTATCTGACCCCGAACGGCCATTTCGACGGCTTGGTGGGGCTGCTTGAGCGCAGACTTGTGGATTTTGGGAGCTCTCCGTTGATTTACAAGCTTGACCGAATGCCGGTCATTGATTACAGTTACGGAAATTGGGTTTTGCGGTCTACTTTTATCTACAGACGCCCGAAAATCATTGAGGCGTCTTACAAGATTTTCTTGCGGCCTTTATCACGAACCGTTTGGATTTGTATCGTTTTAATGATGGTGCTTTTGATGCTTTTTTTGAAGGTGGTTTTCAGTCGCGAGAAGCGCCTTTTGCAAAAGCGCAATTTGGTTGACAGCAGTTGGAGCTTCCTGTTTTTGTTCACCTTGGGGGCGTTTTGCCAGCAGGGGGCCACCTGCCACCCCCAGTTACTGAGCAGTCGGACGTTAtccatttttgtttttcttttttgcatATTGACTTATCAGTTTTACTCGGCCAGTATTGTGTCTTATTTATTGATAGACCCGCCtcggaaaataaataatttaaaagatttgtCTGACAGTAATTTGAGAGCCGGAATTGAGGATATTTTGATTGACAGAAATTACTTTGTG CAAACTACAGATCCGGTAGCTAtcgaattatttaataaaaaaatcaagtttagTAACAACAATTCGGGCTTTTATGAACCGTGGGATGGGCTAGATTTGGTGAAACAGGGCGGGTTTGCGTTTCATGTTGAAACCAGCACTGCGTACCCCATTATCGAGGAAACTTTCACAAATGAGGAAATTTGCGAGCTTGAAGAAGTGCAAATGTATAGGACGCAGCCCATGCATACTAATCTTCAGAAGAACTCGCCGTTTCGCGAAATGATGAACTACTG TATGTTGCATTTGGTGGAAAACGGACTAATGTATCGCTTACGAAAATACTGGGACGCTCGCAAGCCAATGTGCATCGAGTCTGccaaaaaattcacatttaaTGTTGGTCTCAAGGAGTTTTCTTCAGGCCTGATTGTTCTTTCTTACggtattttaatttcactGGGTTTGTTGTTAAGGGAGGTGATAGTTCACAAAAAAGTGTACATTAAAGATTTGTTTCGTaagaaaaatgcgaaaaatGCCGTTCAACCATTCACCAATTGA
- the LOC664350 gene encoding uncharacterized protein LOC664350 translates to MWCLFQCGQLKLFDVKHHWLILSKSIQFLEKIKNAVVNINADIHVAVQSGTNWTIFDVYNPASEHGGSLKYTRVGFYSRGRGYNAQTNEAKYWRRKDMTGVTFKTMVVLLVPFEGPLEDYLHNDDNRNINTFNRFQNKLLRFCRDYYNYSMIVELGSSWGYPFPNGSFDGMVGAMEKKLIDFGSSPIFVREDRARVIDYGRNTWSWKAGFLFRSPKSRTSIEIFLKPLSTSIWLITGVLATASIVILKMVTTFERNRYHSTSETSWSLSFLFTLGALCQQGSPWVPKMACGRITAISIFLLSLIIYQFYSASIVSHLLMKPTNKIRNLKDLTDSSLKVGCEDIIYNKDLFAHTTDKVLKDLYAKKIYGKGNTSHFFPPEKGLDLVRQGGYAFHIEVARAYPIIETTFPDNAICELREVKLFKNTDLYNTMQKGTPFRDMLESCFQRLAEQGILDREKKHWHPRKPECIQSSQAFVTFHVGLDEFYPALLVLLIGIVISLTVLVVEKQIHIAREKMEREKGVVFPFTEYECGRSYLFDVKHHWLIVASSEKIREKFNNVILNINADINVIIPEKPSNWSIIDVYNPASQHGGVLNFTRVGFYNKHDGYKIKYTGVKYWNRKNLTGVTFKSMVVLPVPFEGTLQHYLDSDDNRDVNTFNRFHSRLISFCRDYYNFSLDIEVSKSWGYTNEDGTFDGMVGALERKIIDFGSSPLFLREDRARVIDYGRNTWILSAAFIFRNPKVRTSLEIFLRPLPSSVWLITGLLAIVSIIILKLATSFERRRYVYDVETSWSISVIFTLGAFCQQGSPSTPKMACGRIATFFIFLLSVLIYQFYSASLVSHLLNKPLTKIKNVRDLLLSPLKAGCEDILYDRDYFLHTTDKVAKELYAKKILGKSNSSNFHTPEAGLKLVAEGGYAFHVETATAYPIIESTFQDQAVCELREVPLFRTQPMHANFQKKSPFRDMFDTCFQRLAEHGLLVRERKHWHPRKPECIQSSKSIRFNVGLDDFYPALVILLVGIVASLLILVIEKEFRILTENPAPPPILVLEAEDAPYPYVD, encoded by the exons ATGTGGTGTTTATTTCAGTGCGGTCAACTGAAACTTTTCGACGTGAAACACCACTGGTTGATTCTATCAAAATCAATccagtttttggaaaaaatcaaaaatgcggTTGTAAATATCAACGCTGATATTCACGTTGCTGTTCAAAGTGGTACAAATTGGACAATCTTTGACGTTTATAATCCTGCATCAGAGCATGGGGGCTCCTTAAAATACACCCGAGTGGGTTTTTATAGCCGGGGGCGAGGCTACAATGCCCAGACTAACGAAGCTAAGTACTGGAGACGCAAAGACATGACTGGGGTCACTTTCAAAACTATGGTCGTG TTGCTAGTCCCCTTTGAGGGGCCTTTGGAAGATTATCTCCACAATGACGATAACAGGAATATTAACACGTTCAATCGGTTCCAAAATAAGTTGCTACGTTTTTGTAGAGACTACTACAACTATTC AATGATTGTCGAGCTTGGCTCATCGTGGGGTTATCCATTCCCTAACGGTTCCTTCGACGGCATGGTTGGTGccatggaaaaaaaattaatcgactTTGGAAGTTCTCCAATTTTTGTGCGAGAAGATCGCGCCAGAGTCATAGATTACGGGCGAAACACCTGGAGTTGGAA GGCAGGATTTTTATTCCGAAGCCCAAAATCGCGCACTTCCATCGAGATTTTCCTGAAACCCCTCTCAACCTCAATTTGGCTGATCACAGGGGTGTTGGCAACCGCTTCTAtcgtaattttgaaaatggtgACAACTTTCGAACGGAACCGGTACCACAGTACGAGTGAAACGTCTTGGAGTTTGTCGTTTCTGTTCACTCTGGGGGCTTTATGCCAGCAAGGATCGCCCTGGGTCCCAAAAATGGCGTGCGGTCGCATCACCGCAATTTCGATTTTCCTGCTCTCGCTGATAATTTACCAGTTTTACTCGGCAAGTATCGTGTCTCACTTGCTAATGAAGCCCACAAACAAAATCAGGAACTTGAAAGACCTCACCGACTCAAGTTTGAAAGTTGGGTGCGAGGACATCATTTACAACAAAGATTTATTTGCG CACACAACTGATAAAGTTCTCAAGGATTTGTATGCCAAAAAAATCTACGGGAAAGGTAACACCTCGCATTTTTTCCCACCGGAGAAGGGTCTCGACTTGGTCAGGCAAGGAGGATACGCTTTTCATATAGAAGTTGCGAGAGCGTATCCTATTATTGAAACGACTTTTCCCGACAATGCCATATGCGAGCTTCGAGAAGtgaagttatttaaaaacacagatttgTATAATACGATGCAAAAAGGAACACCGTTTCGCGATATGTTGGAGagttg ttttcAGCGTTTGGCCGAACAAGGGATTTTGGACAGAGAAAAAAAGCACTGGCACCCGAGAAAGCCTGAATGTATTCAGTCGTCTCAAGCTTTTGTTACCTTTCATGTCggtttggatgaattttatcCAGCTTTGTTGGTTCTCTTGATTGGGATTGTGATTAGTTTAACTGTCTTAGTTGTGGAAAAACAAATACACATAGCAAGGGAAAAAATGGAAAGAGAAAAAGGCGTAGTTTTCCCTTTTACAGAATA TGAA TGTGGTCGGTCATATCTCTTTGATGTAAAGCACCATTGGCTAATAGTGGCCTCGTCCGAAAAAATTAGAGAGAAATTTAACAATGTTATATTAAATATCAATGCGGACATTAATGTTATAATTCCGGAAAAACCATCAAACTGGAGCATCATAGATGTCTACAACCCCGCCTCACAACACGGTggtgtattaaattttacccGAGTTGGTTTTTACAACAAACATGACGGTTACAAGATAAAGTACACTGGAGTAAAATACTGGAATAGAAAAAATCTCACTGGGGTTACTTTTAAATCAATGGTTGTG TTGCCGGTCCCCTTCGAAGGCACTCTACAACATTACTTGGACAGTGACGATAACAGAGACGTTAACACGTTCAATAGATTTCACAGCCGATTGATAAGTTTTTGTAGAGACTATTACAATTTTTC acttGATATCGAGGTGTCTAAATCCTGGGGCTACACAAACGAGGACGGGACTTTCGACGGAATGGTTGGGGCTTTGGAGCGGAAAATTATAGACTTCGGAAGCTCGCCCCTGTTTCTTAGAGAAGATCGGGCCCGGGTGATAGATTATGGAAGAAACACGTGGATTTTAAG TGCTGCTTTTATTTTCCGAAACCCCAAAGTTCGAACCTCTCTTGAGATTTTCCTGCGTCCTTTGCCAAGTTCCGTGTGGCTAATTACCGGCTTGTTGGCCATTGTTTccatcattattttaaaactggcaACGTCTTTTGAACGGAGGAGATATGTCTATGACGTTGAGACGTCTTGGAGTATTTCTGTGATTTTCACTTTGGGGGCCTTTTGTCAGCAGGGCTCGCCCTCAACCCCTAAAATGGCATGCGGACGGATTGCCacgtttttcattttcttacTCTCCGTCCTgatttatcagttttattcAGCTAGCTTGGTGTcccatttattaaataaaccccTCACTAAAATCAAAAACGTTCGAGACCTGCTTTTGTCGCCACTTAAGGCCGGATGCGAAGATATTCTCTACGATAGGgattattttttg CACACTACCGATAAAGTAGCCAAGGAATTGTAcgccaaaaaaattctagGCAAGTCAAATTCATCCAATTTCCATACACCAGAAGCCGGCTTAAAACTGGTAGCAGAAGGCGGTTATGCCTTTCATGTTGAAACAGCAACCGCCTATCCTATAATCGAGTCAACTTTTCAAGACCAAGCAGTTTGTGAGCTTCGAGAAGTTCCACTCTTTAGGACGCAACCAATGCATGCAAACTTCCAGAAAAAGTCGCCGTTTCGGGACATGTTCGATACTTG TTTTCAGCGTTTGGCCGAACATGGACTTTTGGTGAGGGAACGAAAACACTGGCATCCGCGGAAACCAGAATGCATTCAGTCGTCTAAATCTATACGTTTCAATGTGGGCTTGGATGATTTTTATCCCGCTTTGGTGATACTTTTGGTTGGAATTGTTGCCAGTTTGCTAATTTTGGTGATTGAGAAGGAATTTAGGATATTGACCGaaaacccggcgcctccaccaatttTGGTGCTCGAGGCGGAAGATGCTCCCTATCCTTACGTAGACTAA
- the LOC103313704 gene encoding uncharacterized protein LOC103313704 isoform X1: MPDVSNYDSRSWAVVALIVLVFILIAVVKCCIDSNKEKYKFPKRPTPQVTIEDILTVPSPHEILLSSAGSSVVVPPYPVEARHPTPENKSVPAPGPGFATYNPPYPTHNPHPVPVDVDYCAPLPIGISPAPYPPPGPTPYPPAGPPNSAPYPSYPGHDSQPPSYSEAVGQPSAQPLIPKEGYTKQAPYNPNY; the protein is encoded by the exons ATGCCTGACGTCTCTAACTACGACTCTCGATCTTGGGCAGTCGTTGCCCTCATAGTCCTTGTATTTATTCTAATAGCGGTTGTAAAATGTTGCATAG acaGCAACAAAGAAAAGTATAAGTTTCCCAAACGCCCGACTCCGCAAGTTACTATTGAGGATATTTTAACAGTCCCATCACCACACGAAATATTGCTTTCAAGTGCAG GTTCGTCTGTGGTGGTGCCCCCTTACCCAGTGGAAGCGAGACACCCAACACCAGAAAATAAAAGTGTGCCCGCCCCCGGGCCTGGTTTTGCCACATACAACCCGCCGTACCCGACACACAATCCACATCCAGTACCCG TAGATGTTGACTACTGCGCTCCTCTACCAATTG GTATTTCGCCTGCTCCCTACCCACCTCCAGGTCCCACACCCTACCCACCGGCGGGTCCCCCAAATTCGGCACCATATCCATCATATCCAGGCCATGATTCTCAACCGCCGTCATATTCTGAAGCTGTTGGGCAGCCATCAGCCCAACCGCTAATCCCCAAGGAGGGGTACACAAAACAGGCGCCGTACAATccgaattattaa
- the LOC103313704 gene encoding uncharacterized protein LOC103313704 isoform X2, protein MLHSNKEKYKFPKRPTPQVTIEDILTVPSPHEILLSSAGSSVVVPPYPVEARHPTPENKSVPAPGPGFATYNPPYPTHNPHPVPVDVDYCAPLPIGISPAPYPPPGPTPYPPAGPPNSAPYPSYPGHDSQPPSYSEAVGQPSAQPLIPKEGYTKQAPYNPNY, encoded by the exons ATGTTGCATAG CAACAAAGAAAAGTATAAGTTTCCCAAACGCCCGACTCCGCAAGTTACTATTGAGGATATTTTAACAGTCCCATCACCACACGAAATATTGCTTTCAAGTGCAG GTTCGTCTGTGGTGGTGCCCCCTTACCCAGTGGAAGCGAGACACCCAACACCAGAAAATAAAAGTGTGCCCGCCCCCGGGCCTGGTTTTGCCACATACAACCCGCCGTACCCGACACACAATCCACATCCAGTACCCG TAGATGTTGACTACTGCGCTCCTCTACCAATTG GTATTTCGCCTGCTCCCTACCCACCTCCAGGTCCCACACCCTACCCACCGGCGGGTCCCCCAAATTCGGCACCATATCCATCATATCCAGGCCATGATTCTCAACCGCCGTCATATTCTGAAGCTGTTGGGCAGCCATCAGCCCAACCGCTAATCCCCAAGGAGGGGTACACAAAACAGGCGCCGTACAATccgaattattaa